The following nucleotide sequence is from Ignavibacteriales bacterium.
AGTAACATTTTAGGAGATTGAATGGCAGAAGAGCAGAAGGACACCATCCTTCAACAAAAAACAACCGACGTTAGTAAAACGTCATTTCAAGCATCACCCGTTAGCTCGGGTGGGAGTAATTTTAATTTCGCGAGCGTGGAAGAGCGCGAATATACCGAGCAGGAGTACAAAGACCTTTCGAAGTTGTACGACCGCACATTTAGCAATATTCAGGAATCACAGATCGTTAAAGGAAAGATCGTTGCAATCACAGATGACAGCGTTGCGATCGATATCGGATTCAAATCCGAAGGATTAGTTCCGATAGAAGAATTTCCGAACATTGACGAATTAAGTCCGGGCGATGAAATTGAAGTGTATTTAGAAAGTGTGGAAAACAAGGATGGTCAGCTTGTGCTTTCTCGTAAACGCGCTGATTTCATGCGGACATGGGAGCGCGTTGTCGATGCGTTCAATAAAAGCGAAATATTACAAGGTAAAATCACTCGTCGTATCAAAGGCGGTTTAGTTGTCGACCTTATGGGTTTGGATGCGTTCCTACCCGGTTCACAAATCGATATTAAACCGGTGCGCGATTTTGACCAGTTCATCGGAAAGATGATGGAATTTAAGATCGCCAAAATTAATCACCCGAATGAAAATGTTGTTGTTAGTCATAAAGTTCTCATCGAAGCTGAGATGCATGAACAACGCAGCGCAATTTTGGGCAGTCTCGAAAAAGGTCAAGTCCTTGAAGGTACAGCGAAAGCGATCACTGATTTCGGTGTATTCGTTGACCTCGGCGGTGTTGATGGTTTGATTCATATTACCGATTTATCATGGGGACGCATCAACCATCCATCTGAAGTGGTTAAGTTAGATCAGACCATCACTGTGGTGGTCATCGATTTCGACGAAGCGAAGAAACGTATTTCTCTCGGATTGAAACAACTTCAACCACATCCGTGGGAAAAGATAGATGAAAAATATCCGGTCGGCACAAAAGTTACCGGTAAAGTTGTTTCACTCGCCGACTACGGTGCGTTTATCGAAGTTGAAAAAGGAATCGAGGGCTTAATTCATATATCCGAAATGAGCTGGACTCAACATATCAAACATCCGTCCCAGATGGTTTCGATGGGGCAGATGATTGAAGCTATCATATTGAGCCTCGATAAGGAAAATAAAAAAATATCGCTCGGTATGAAACAACTCGAACCAGATCCATGGTTAACACTCTTGCAAAAATATCCGATCGATTCAAAACATATCGGAACGGTCAGAAATCTAACCAACTTCGGTGTGTTTGTAGAGTTGGAAGAAGGTGTTGATGGTTTAGTGCATATCAGCGATCTATCATGGACAAAGAAAATCCGCCACCCCGGTGAAGTAGTGAAGAAGGGCGAAAAATTGGAAGTGATTATCCTTGGTATTGATGTTGAACAACGTCGTATTTCTCTCGGGCATAAACAAGTGAATGAGAATCCGTGGGATACTTTCGGTGAGTTATATAAGGTCGGTATAGAATCATCAGGTAAAATTGTTCGTTTGATTGAGAAAGGTGTCATTGTGGAATTGCCGCAAGGCGTAGACGGCTTCGTGCCGATCTCACAACTATCAATGACTCCCCTTAAAAATATTGCAGATGCATTTAAGGTGAACGATGAATTACCGCTTCGTGTTCTTGAATTCGATAAAGAGAGCAAAAAAATTGTGCTTTCCGCCGTCGAGTATCTGAAACACAAAGAACAAAAAACAATCGATGAATATACTCAGAAACACAAGCTACCCCCGATGACTCTTAAAGAGGTTGCCGAGATGCCGATGAAACCGATCGAAGCACCTCCTGAAGAATTCACCGGACTACCTACATCCGATTTCATGAATTAATATCGTTGATTGAAGGAATAAAACAGAGAGTTGTCTTTTTAGGCAACTCTTTGTATTTTAAATCATGATGAAGGTCGCATTTCATACACTCGGTTGCAAACTGAACTTCGCAGAAACGTCAACTCTCGGGAAACAATTCGTTGAAAGAGGATTTGAAACAGTAGCTGCCGGTCAACCTGCCGATGTTGTTGTGTTGAATACCTGCACAGTTACAGAAAGAGCCGATAGGGAATGCCGGCAAATAATCCGCAGGGCATTGAGGCAATCGCCAGATGCATTCATTATTGTTACAGGATGTTACGCCCAGCTGCAACCCCATGAAATATCGGCTATTGAAGGTGTTGATTTAGTTTTAGGTTCTCAGGAGAAATTTGATCTGTTCAAATACACCAACGGACTGAAAAAGAAATCGGTTCCGCAGATTTTTGTCTCGTGTATAGATGAGGCAGATAAATTCCATCCAGCTTTTTCAAGTGAGATCGGTGGCAGGACCCGGGCATTTCTTAAAGTACAAGACGGATGTGATTATACTTGTGCTTTTTGTACAATTCCGCTGGCGCGCGGAGCAAGTCGAAGCGCTACTGAAACCGAAATCATCGAACAAGCGAAAAAAATCGTTCAGGATGGTTTTAAAGAAATTGTACTGACCGGAGTCAATGTAGGCGATTATGGCAAGAAGATTGAAACAAATTTCATAAATCTGCTGAAGGGATTGGAGCGGATAGCAGGACTTGAAAGAATCAGGATAAGTTCGATCGAACCGAACCTGCTTACGCGTGAGATGGTTGATTTTATGCTTGCTTCCCAAAAATTTTGCAATCATTTCCATATTCCATTGCAAAGCGGTAGTGAAAATATTCTGAAGAAGATGCGCCGAAGATATTTACCACAAGATTACCGATCGATTGTTGAATATATCAGCGCAAAAGATTTAAGCGCGGGAATCGGAGTTGATGTTATTGTCGGATTCCCTGGTGAATCGGATCAATTGTTCGAAGAAACATATAAATTCATTGTTGATTTGCCGGTTTCGTATCTTCATGTATTCACATATTCCGAAAGACCTGACACAGACGCACTCACCTTCGCGGATCCGGTGAATCATCAAATCAGGCATGAGCGAAATGAACGGTTACGGATTTTAAGTCAAAAGAAGCGCCGGAATTTTTACTCTTCCTTCATAGGAAAATCTTTGCCGGTCCTTTTTGAAGGAAAGATGCAAGCGAATAAAATTACAGGTTTGACCACAAATTACATTCGTGTAGAGACAACAGGGGACGATAGTATGGTAAATAATATCGAAAATATAACAATCACCCGTATCGATAATGAAATCTGTTTCGGAGAAAGGGATAAATAAATATCAACAGTGCTACTTATTCAATCAAAATAATCAAATGTTCAAAGCATATTACCATAACTGAGGTCTGTATGAAATTTATCGCTGTTCTTTTATTTATCACCACCGGCTTATCCGCGCAACCAGCACAGTTTATTTATCAACCTAAAAATGTTGAGCGTCCGATTCAGATATTACCGCCGGTTTCAACCGCCGATGGTGGAGAGAAAAGCGTATTCCTCGCGGGGTTGTACTCTTTTTTGTTGCCGGGGATGGGCGATCTATACCTTGGAAATTATTCTACCGGAAAATATTTCACCGCTGCTGAAGGAGCACTCTGGATAACCTTGATCGGTTTTGACAGCTACGGTACATGGGTACGGAACGATGCTCGCGATTACGCTGTTCAGCATGCAGGTATATCGATTGTTGGACAGGACGATCAATATTTTGTTGACATCGGTGATTATCAGAGTGTGAAAGATTACAATACCGATATGTTAAGAAAACGCGATATTGTCAAGCTTTATGATGAGCGTTATCCTGTCGGTTGGTACTGGGATTCCAAATCAAATCGTGAACATTACCGCGATTTGCGTGTGTCAAGCGATCAGGCATTCAATAATGTCAGTTTTGTAATAGCGGCGATAGGTATCAATCATCTTGTCAGCGCGGTGCATTCGGTGCTGAGCGCGCGGTCATTTAACAATAATCTTCAAGCTTCGAACCTGATAGATATTAACGCGAAAGTGATCGGAGGGATAAATAATCCGCAGGGGATTATGATATCTCTCTCAAAGAATTTTTAAAATGCATCCCATTTTATTCTTAGTCGAATAATGAGCGCGAAGATGCGAAACATAAAGCTCATTGTTGAATATGAAGGCACAAGCTACGTTGGTTGGCAGCGCCAACAAAACGGTAAAAGCGTTCAGGGGGAAATTGAATCGGTTCTTAATCGAATCCTCTGCGAGGAAGTGAACGTGATTGGCGCAGGTCGAACAGATGCCGGTGTTCATGCCCGCGGACAAACGGCGAATTTCAGAACTTCAATAAACCGTCCGTTGGATGAAATCAGAAATGGATTAAACGGTTTACTTCCAGAAGACATAGTTATTCATGAGATTGAAGAAGTACCGTTGGAATTTCACTCTCGGTACAGCGCGAAAGCACGTTATTATTCCTATTTGATTAGCCGTGAACCGACTGCTTTGCTGAGAAATATATCATGGCAGTTGAATTATAAATTGGATATCGGATTACTGGAAAAATCCGCAAACCGGCTTATAGGTGAACATGATTTTGAATCATTTTGCAAAGCGAACTCCGACGTAGACCATCATCGCTGTAATATTATCGAAACAGCGTGGAAGGTAGAAGGTGCACTACTTCGGTTTGACATCGCGGCGGATCGATTTTTACACGGCATGGTTCGCGCGTTGGTTGGGACGATGGTCGATGTTGCAAGGGGGCATGTTTCATTCGAATCATATCTATCGATATTTGAAAAGAAAGATCGTTCGGAAGCGGGAACTGCCGCGCCGGCAAAAGGGTTAACTCTTGAGAAGATTATTTATTAGATTTAAGTGAAAGGTAATATTATGATCAGTAAAAATTATAGAACAAAAATATACACTATCATCGCAACGATGATCTTGTTCGCGTTCAGTTGCGCTGTTAATATCTTCCCCGATGCTGAAGATATGAAACTTGGTAAGCAGGTTGATGAGGAAATCCGTAAAAACCCGAAAGAGTATCCGATTCTCACTGGACGCCCTGAGGTGAAGGAATACATCGCTTCAATCGGCAATAAAATTCTCGCCGCGCCCGCGATTCAAAAACGGGGAGTGTACGCATATCAGTATGAAATTATCGCGAATGACTCGGTGATAAATGCATTCTGTACACCCGGCGGATACATTTACGTTTACACCGGATTAATGAAATTCATTGATGATGAAGCAACGCTTGCCGGTGTGGTTGGCCATGAGATCGCGCATGCGGAATGCCGTCACGCAACCAAGCGGATGACGAAAACTTACGGCGCGCAAATTCTTCTCGGTTTGGTTTTAGGTGAAAAACCTTCGCAGGTCGCAGAGATTACCGCGAATCTTTTTACAGGTCTCGCTCTGCTTGCGAACAGCCGTTCAGATGAAACTGAAGCAGATGAATTCTCAATTAAATATCTTACAAGCACAAACTATTATCCCGGAGCCATAACTTCTTTCTTCAAAAAGATGCAGGGTAAAAGGGGAGGTAAAAGCGGTGGAACGCTTGAAAGATTTTTATCAACACACCCGCTTGATGAAGATAGAATAAAGCATGTGAATGATGTTTTAAGTAAGATGGGAAATCCAGTTCAAACTGAAGCGAATACTTTCAATGCGAAGTATCAGGAGTTTAAAAAGAAATTGTAAAAATAATATTATTATAGCTCCAATTTAATAAAGCCGATAACTAATTAAATAAGTTCTTCGATAAGGCTTATTATATAAATCAATATCCTCGACGATACCTATTCCTGGACAAAGAATTTCATACACATCATCTTTGAATGGATTGTTCTGAAACTTAACACAATTCCGAAAATATCCTCTGGGTAGAATGACGGGATTTTTCACTTTAGTTGCCCTTCTAGTGTTCCCCTTGCATCCATGAAGTACAATAAATTGTACAATCTCAGTATCAGTAGGTTTTAAATATTGCGGAGGCGGATAAAATCCTCCTTCTGTCCAGTTAGGATATAATATACTATCATTACTAATCGTGTATACAGCTTTTGGATTAATTGTATCACGGCTATCATATAACAGATACCAGCAACGATTTTGAAAGTATTCTGTATCTTTGATCGAGATATTATAATATTGTGTGAAAGTGCCTGAATCTGTGGTGAATATATCTTTATAGTACCAGCTATTTCCTATTGCCAGTGGAATCAGCGGATCATTACTATTATCTATCGGTATTGAATTAACAATCTGAGTTTGCTTCTCGCATCCGTTAAGAAGTGCAACAATTAAAAAAGCGATTGATGTAATTCTTAGATATTTGTTCATGGATAATTCCTCCAAATAATTTCTTATGTTATAAATTTATCTAGTCTCATATTACCAAATCAACGAAGCAACTGTATCATCTTTTCGCGATGTTAATTTAATTGCCTCATACGGACATTGCTCGCGGCATACGCCGCACCCGTAGCATTTACTTTTATCTATTACGCAAGTTTTGCTTTCTCCATTATAAGAGATTGCGGAGAATTGACATCTATCAGCGCAAGCCGTGCAGCCGTTGCATATATCTTGATAAATATCCGCAATATATTCAGATCTGAACATTACAGGTGCTTTCAGTCCTAGAGTCATCCGCATTGCAAGACAATATTGTTTATCGCAATTGCAGATTGCTCCGATGAAAGGAGTTTCAAATGTCCAAACGCTGTGTACCATTCCTTGCTTGTCTGTTTCTAAGATTGATTTGAGCGCTTCATCAAGTGATACTTTGTCCATTATCGAATTAGCTGGATTACCGAAATATTCTATATCGATACCATCGTACCAATCCGGTGGACCAAAGCTGACACCGAAACAAACGCGACTTTCTTTTTTCTCCTTTGCCCATGCGCAACCGCAGGCAATGCGTGTGATCGAATTCGCCATAGAAAATATTTTATTAACATCCTCAACAGGCAACACCTGACCAAAGTGCATCTCTTTCTGCTTCGTGGTTATATTATTTCTTATCTTCTGCGGCAACTCAAGTCTGCCGAAAAGCAGTTTCTCAAGCATCGATACTTCGCGGTTCCCTTTTCGAATCACCTCATCATAAAATGTTTCGATGAAATTATTCCGTTTTGCATCGCTGAGTAAATCTGTCGAGTAGTTCTTGGCATTTAAATACCAGACTTTACCTTCGCCGTGCTGAGTGCAGAATTCACACATAATTTAACAATTCAATTATTGTTTTAATATTTCTTGTTTTCAATATCATTCTTTCGTGCTTGCCACATGGCCGCATCCTCATAAGCTTTTCGCGAGATCTGTACCTGAGAAGCGATATCTTTAAATATTATCATCTGAGCGTCGGATAATATTTTTTTAGAAGAGAAATTCTTTGTTCCCGAGGCATAATCTGCAGCAACAAGTTTCTTGTAGAAAGTTGTATACCTGGATTTAATTCTGTCAACCGATGCCTGCCATCGTGTTTTAATTTGTTCAAGTCGTTTATTTGCGGCGGCTATATGTTTGTCTGCTGCTTTCAGATTAAGAGCTTTCAGCATTGCCGGATCGGGTGCGCTCATTTCACCTCCGCTTATTTGCGGGAGTTTCTTTATCTCCGCTTGTTCCCATTCGTTGATATCATTATGTTGTTTCTCGTATTCCGTTCCAAGTTTTATTTCCTCTTGCTGTTCAGCCACTGAACGGTTAAATTCGTTCTGTGTGTCGTTATAAATCTTCTGCCATTCATTCAATGCGTCACGGACGGGGGGTGGATCCATTTCTCCGCTGGCTGCACCGGGCATCGATTTCATCATCTCCATTGCCATCTTCATTTTATCTTCTTTGCTCATCGATTTCATTTTCTTCTTCATCTCAGGATCAGCCATTTTCTTCATATCATTAGGATCTATTCCTTTAGGCATAAAGTTGGAAGGGTTTTTCTCTTGAGCGGTGTACTCCGCTTCGATGTATTTTAACTCTTTATCTATTGCTTCAAATAATTTATCGGTGCCGCATTTCAGTGTCCCGTATTCTGAAGTAACAGTGACTTTTGAAAATGCCTCTTTGGCGTTGGCAGGTGGATAAGGATAATTATCTACCAAGGGCATTAAATCTTTTTTAACAGGTACTTGTGCCTGAAGTGTGAATACGATGGCTGATAAAAAAATTATTGCAAAGATCTTTTTCATTGAAGTTATCCCTCTTTTTGTTTTAAATGAGCAAAAGTAAAATAATACTTCGTAAAGTATCAAATGATAAGATAAACCGCAAATTATTGATTATAAAGATAAGATTATGAATAAGTGTTGTTATTCCTTTGTCTTCACTCGCGTGATCCCGCTCCTAGAGCGGGACGAGCGAATGACTGCGGAACGTTTTGCAAAAACATGCATTGCCGTTGCGAAATATAATGAACTAATTTTATTTGAGCAACGGCATTGTCCCAAGGGGATCCCTTCGGGAAGCGATTCGAGACTCAATGTCGAAGAATCGCTCAGGAAACTTTGCTTAAGCGTCATGTTTTTGCTTGTTATGCGCAGTGGTTTGCGCAAATCTTTATGACTATCTGAACTTGTCGGCATTGCTTTTTTCTGAACCCCACTTATTAAATTGGTTCCATCGAAAGATTATCATGAATAACAAAAACACACCAACTAG
It contains:
- the rpsA gene encoding 30S ribosomal protein S1, which encodes MAEEQKDTILQQKTTDVSKTSFQASPVSSGGSNFNFASVEEREYTEQEYKDLSKLYDRTFSNIQESQIVKGKIVAITDDSVAIDIGFKSEGLVPIEEFPNIDELSPGDEIEVYLESVENKDGQLVLSRKRADFMRTWERVVDAFNKSEILQGKITRRIKGGLVVDLMGLDAFLPGSQIDIKPVRDFDQFIGKMMEFKIAKINHPNENVVVSHKVLIEAEMHEQRSAILGSLEKGQVLEGTAKAITDFGVFVDLGGVDGLIHITDLSWGRINHPSEVVKLDQTITVVVIDFDEAKKRISLGLKQLQPHPWEKIDEKYPVGTKVTGKVVSLADYGAFIEVEKGIEGLIHISEMSWTQHIKHPSQMVSMGQMIEAIILSLDKENKKISLGMKQLEPDPWLTLLQKYPIDSKHIGTVRNLTNFGVFVELEEGVDGLVHISDLSWTKKIRHPGEVVKKGEKLEVIILGIDVEQRRISLGHKQVNENPWDTFGELYKVGIESSGKIVRLIEKGVIVELPQGVDGFVPISQLSMTPLKNIADAFKVNDELPLRVLEFDKESKKIVLSAVEYLKHKEQKTIDEYTQKHKLPPMTLKEVAEMPMKPIEAPPEEFTGLPTSDFMN
- the mtaB gene encoding tRNA (N(6)-L-threonylcarbamoyladenosine(37)-C(2))-methylthiotransferase MtaB, with protein sequence MMKVAFHTLGCKLNFAETSTLGKQFVERGFETVAAGQPADVVVLNTCTVTERADRECRQIIRRALRQSPDAFIIVTGCYAQLQPHEISAIEGVDLVLGSQEKFDLFKYTNGLKKKSVPQIFVSCIDEADKFHPAFSSEIGGRTRAFLKVQDGCDYTCAFCTIPLARGASRSATETEIIEQAKKIVQDGFKEIVLTGVNVGDYGKKIETNFINLLKGLERIAGLERIRISSIEPNLLTREMVDFMLASQKFCNHFHIPLQSGSENILKKMRRRYLPQDYRSIVEYISAKDLSAGIGVDVIVGFPGESDQLFEETYKFIVDLPVSYLHVFTYSERPDTDALTFADPVNHQIRHERNERLRILSQKKRRNFYSSFIGKSLPVLFEGKMQANKITGLTTNYIRVETTGDDSMVNNIENITITRIDNEICFGERDK
- the truA gene encoding tRNA pseudouridine(38-40) synthase TruA; the encoded protein is MRNIKLIVEYEGTSYVGWQRQQNGKSVQGEIESVLNRILCEEVNVIGAGRTDAGVHARGQTANFRTSINRPLDEIRNGLNGLLPEDIVIHEIEEVPLEFHSRYSAKARYYSYLISREPTALLRNISWQLNYKLDIGLLEKSANRLIGEHDFESFCKANSDVDHHRCNIIETAWKVEGALLRFDIAADRFLHGMVRALVGTMVDVARGHVSFESYLSIFEKKDRSEAGTAAPAKGLTLEKIIY
- a CDS encoding M48 family metalloprotease gives rise to the protein MISKNYRTKIYTIIATMILFAFSCAVNIFPDAEDMKLGKQVDEEIRKNPKEYPILTGRPEVKEYIASIGNKILAAPAIQKRGVYAYQYEIIANDSVINAFCTPGGYIYVYTGLMKFIDDEATLAGVVGHEIAHAECRHATKRMTKTYGAQILLGLVLGEKPSQVAEITANLFTGLALLANSRSDETEADEFSIKYLTSTNYYPGAITSFFKKMQGKRGGKSGGTLERFLSTHPLDEDRIKHVNDVLSKMGNPVQTEANTFNAKYQEFKKKL
- a CDS encoding 4Fe-4S binding protein — encoded protein: MCEFCTQHGEGKVWYLNAKNYSTDLLSDAKRNNFIETFYDEVIRKGNREVSMLEKLLFGRLELPQKIRNNITTKQKEMHFGQVLPVEDVNKIFSMANSITRIACGCAWAKEKKESRVCFGVSFGPPDWYDGIDIEYFGNPANSIMDKVSLDEALKSILETDKQGMVHSVWTFETPFIGAICNCDKQYCLAMRMTLGLKAPVMFRSEYIADIYQDICNGCTACADRCQFSAISYNGESKTCVIDKSKCYGCGVCREQCPYEAIKLTSRKDDTVASLIW